A single window of Paenibacillus sp. FSL H8-0537 DNA harbors:
- a CDS encoding ABC transporter ATP-binding protein: MKNYFYNISGGSPKSLWPSAAAAILDGIAKIIPAALLVDLFNTIYVSFAHPALGLNMNRMWIVCSILFAWLLVEYAAYASLYDKTYRAAYSLSATGRLKLAEHIRHLSLGFFGKRDPGDLTNLILSDYGQVEHTISHNVPQLISAVVLPIMALTGLIWLDYRMALAMFIAVPLGALLLWLTDKLQARLSENHVQAKNEAASRLQEYLTGIREIKAHNMGGKRFERLRLSFDRLKQASIRLEAFMGPMIMGAMLLARSGMTLMIWTGSYLLVGGSLSLPVFLLFLLVGTKIFEPLTIVLMNYGEMRYSAYSAQRIMDVQQERAMEGSADIAAAHPSIIFDSVTFGYEAQTAVLSGVSFTIKPKTITALVGASGSGKSTVTRLIARFWDIQAGTIYIGDQSIRTIAPEKLLQHISIVFQDVYLFQDTIGNNIRIGKMDATQGEIEAAAKRACCHDFISGLPQGYNTPVGEGGSTLSGGEKQRISIARALLKDASIILLDEATASLDPENEAAVQQAINALVADKTVILIAHRLKTIQNADNIIVLDQGRLVEEGTHDELLDGRGIYFRLWHLQQQAEGWQVKT; this comes from the coding sequence GTGAAAAACTATTTTTATAACATTTCCGGCGGTTCGCCGAAAAGCTTATGGCCTTCTGCTGCTGCCGCTATTTTAGACGGGATTGCCAAAATCATTCCTGCAGCGCTGCTTGTTGATCTTTTTAATACGATTTATGTTTCATTTGCCCATCCAGCGCTTGGACTGAATATGAATCGCATGTGGATCGTTTGCAGCATCCTATTCGCTTGGCTGCTTGTAGAATATGCAGCTTATGCTTCCCTGTACGATAAAACGTACCGAGCGGCCTACAGCCTATCTGCAACGGGCCGATTAAAGCTGGCAGAGCATATTCGCCACCTATCGCTTGGTTTTTTTGGCAAGCGGGATCCCGGTGATTTGACAAATCTGATATTGAGCGATTATGGACAGGTGGAGCATACGATTTCTCACAATGTGCCGCAGCTCATTAGTGCTGTCGTACTGCCCATTATGGCGCTAACCGGGCTTATATGGCTGGACTATCGAATGGCGCTGGCGATGTTTATTGCCGTTCCGCTTGGGGCTTTGTTATTGTGGCTGACGGATAAGCTTCAAGCACGTCTTAGCGAAAATCATGTGCAAGCTAAAAATGAGGCTGCCAGCCGTCTACAGGAATATTTGACGGGCATTCGTGAAATTAAAGCTCATAATATGGGCGGCAAACGCTTTGAGCGGCTGCGCCTTTCGTTTGACCGTCTTAAACAGGCGTCGATCCGGCTCGAAGCATTTATGGGACCGATGATTATGGGCGCGATGCTGCTTGCCCGTTCAGGAATGACGCTGATGATTTGGACCGGCAGCTATTTGCTCGTCGGCGGAAGCTTGTCTTTGCCTGTCTTTCTGCTGTTTCTGCTCGTTGGTACAAAAATCTTTGAGCCCTTGACGATTGTGCTGATGAATTACGGTGAAATGCGTTATTCCGCGTATAGTGCCCAGCGAATTATGGATGTTCAGCAGGAGAGGGCGATGGAAGGCAGCGCAGATATAGCGGCTGCTCATCCCAGTATTATTTTTGATTCGGTGACCTTCGGGTATGAGGCGCAGACGGCTGTGCTCAGCGGCGTATCCTTTACGATTAAGCCCAAAACGATTACGGCGCTTGTTGGTGCATCGGGGAGCGGTAAAAGCACAGTTACCCGTTTAATTGCGAGGTTTTGGGACATTCAGGCGGGGACGATTTACATTGGCGATCAATCCATCCGTACGATTGCTCCCGAGAAGCTGCTGCAGCACATTTCGATCGTCTTTCAGGATGTTTATTTGTTTCAGGATACGATCGGAAATAACATTCGAATTGGCAAAATGGATGCTACCCAAGGGGAGATTGAAGCAGCGGCGAAGCGTGCATGCTGTCATGACTTTATATCGGGGCTTCCGCAGGGCTACAATACGCCAGTTGGGGAAGGCGGCTCGACGCTGTCAGGCGGCGAAAAACAGCGAATATCGATTGCACGCGCGCTGCTGAAGGACGCTTCCATTATTTTACTGGATGAGGCTACAGCTTCTCTTGATCCTGAAAATGAAGCGGCTGTCCAGCAAGCGATTAATGCGCTGGTAGCGGATAAAACGGTTATTTTGATCGCCCATCGCCTAAAGACGATTCAAAACGCAGATAACATTATCGTGCTGGACCAAGGGCGGTTGGTCGAGGAAGGAACACATGACGAACTGCTGGACGGGCGTGGCATTTACTTCCGCTTGTGGCATTTGCAGCAGCAGGCCGAAGGCTGGCAGGTAAAAACCTGA
- a CDS encoding ABC transporter ATP-binding protein — MNTKSEVSGLMQIAGERKGLLITASIFSTLSSLLQIVPFIAVYKIVQELLIHAQQPANMNKELLIAWGIVAFVSLLAMLAAMYIGGMCSHIAAFNILYELRVRLAEHVAKVPMGYHTKTATGELKKIIEVSVEKIEKFIAHQLPDLISALVIPVVLIGYLFWLDYRMALVLMLPIGAGLWLQTRLFGSKAGKEAYREFQYAIEEMNATGVEYVRGMPAVKVFGITADSFLTFKQAVIKYRDVSLRITDICKTSYSLFFVIIISLFTFVVPIGLLLFSGQAGSQSFAITFILFLIVTPSLSAPLLKLMHLGSGLREIVEGHKRMEAVFAEKIVVEPASPRLPEHYDIAFKNVTFAYEQKESKDFKPVLQNVNFVAHAGELTALVGPSGGGKSTIASLLLRFWEVQEGVITIGGIPIHDIGTDKLMELVSFVFQDVHLFYDTIEENIRMGNTSATRDEVLAAAKTACCHEFIEKLGQGYDTKIGQGGTYLSGGEAQRIAIARALLKRAPILVLDEATAYADAENEYNIQQGIAQLVKGKTVIIIAHRLSTIRSAEQILVIKQGGIVEQGTHEQLRREQGLYEQMWQAHQSAASWKLGVRGGEPHL, encoded by the coding sequence ATGAATACGAAATCAGAAGTGTCCGGCTTGATGCAAATCGCTGGCGAGCGGAAAGGGCTGTTAATAACGGCCAGTATTTTCTCGACCCTTTCGAGCCTGCTGCAAATTGTACCGTTTATTGCGGTATATAAAATCGTGCAGGAGCTGCTCATTCATGCGCAGCAGCCAGCCAATATGAACAAAGAGCTGCTCATCGCTTGGGGAATCGTCGCCTTTGTCTCCTTGCTTGCTATGCTGGCCGCGATGTATATCGGGGGAATGTGCTCCCATATTGCGGCTTTCAACATTCTCTACGAGCTTCGGGTACGGCTTGCAGAGCATGTGGCGAAAGTGCCCATGGGGTACCATACGAAAACGGCAACGGGCGAGCTCAAGAAAATTATTGAGGTGAGTGTTGAAAAGATTGAAAAGTTTATCGCCCATCAACTGCCCGATCTTATCAGCGCTCTCGTCATACCCGTTGTGTTAATCGGCTATTTGTTTTGGCTTGATTACCGAATGGCACTGGTATTAATGCTGCCTATTGGCGCCGGTTTGTGGCTGCAAACCAGATTGTTCGGCAGTAAAGCTGGCAAGGAGGCGTACCGCGAATTTCAGTATGCCATTGAAGAGATGAATGCAACGGGAGTCGAATACGTACGGGGAATGCCGGCTGTTAAAGTGTTCGGCATCACCGCAGATTCGTTTCTGACGTTCAAGCAAGCCGTTATAAAATACCGTGATGTTTCTTTAAGAATTACGGACATTTGCAAAACGTCATACAGTCTCTTTTTTGTCATCATTATTTCGCTGTTTACGTTTGTCGTTCCGATCGGCCTACTGCTGTTCAGCGGTCAAGCTGGCAGCCAATCCTTCGCTATTACGTTTATTTTGTTCCTCATCGTTACACCGAGCCTATCGGCACCGCTGCTGAAGCTCATGCATTTAGGAAGCGGGCTGCGGGAAATTGTCGAGGGACACAAGCGAATGGAGGCCGTGTTTGCGGAAAAGATTGTTGTGGAGCCAGCTTCGCCCCGGTTGCCCGAGCATTATGACATTGCTTTTAAAAACGTTACCTTCGCTTATGAGCAGAAGGAAAGCAAAGATTTTAAGCCCGTTCTGCAAAATGTAAATTTTGTAGCGCATGCTGGCGAGCTCACTGCCCTAGTCGGACCGTCAGGCGGAGGGAAATCAACCATTGCGAGCTTGCTGCTGCGGTTTTGGGAGGTGCAGGAGGGCGTCATTACGATTGGCGGTATTCCTATTCACGACATTGGGACTGACAAGCTGATGGAGCTGGTGTCCTTTGTTTTTCAAGATGTTCACCTCTTTTACGACACAATTGAGGAAAACATTCGGATGGGCAACACGTCAGCCACCAGGGATGAAGTGCTGGCAGCTGCAAAAACGGCATGCTGTCATGAATTTATCGAGAAGCTAGGCCAAGGCTACGACACCAAAATTGGCCAAGGCGGTACCTATTTATCCGGCGGTGAGGCTCAGCGCATTGCGATTGCCAGAGCCTTGCTTAAACGCGCCCCGATACTCGTACTCGATGAAGCAACAGCCTATGCCGATGCTGAAAATGAATACAACATCCAGCAGGGCATCGCCCAGCTAGTGAAAGGTAAAACCGTCATCATAATCGCCCACCGCCTTTCCACCATCCGTTCAGCGGAGCAGATTCTCGTCATTAAGCAGGGCGGCATTGTCGAGCAAGGCACACATGAACAGCTGCGCAGGGAGCAGGGGCTGTATGAGCAGATGTGGCAGGCTCATCAAAGCGCGGCCTCATGGAAATTGGGCGTTAGAGGAGGCGAGCCTCACCTGTGA